In one window of bacterium DNA:
- a CDS encoding NAD-dependent epimerase/dehydratase family protein → MHTILGANGVIGHEISHYLSSQKVPVRQVSRNPRKVHDTDETLLADLLDAAATARAVEGSDVVYLVAGLQYKTPVWEEQWPRIMRNTIDACKRHGARMVFFDNVYAYGLVEGAMTEETPYNPCSKKGELRARIATTLLDEISAGELQAMIVRAADFYGPRALLSITHAMIFDRIRQGKAPQWPGRSDKVHTFTYTPDAGRATAMLAMREDAYGQTWHAPTTAEALTGKEFAGLACELAGRPAKLQVAPRWMLRVLGLFMPVLRENDEMMYQYEHDYRFDSSKFTTAFGMEPTAYRDGIAVTLQS, encoded by the coding sequence ATGCATACAATTCTAGGTGCCAACGGCGTAATCGGGCACGAGATTTCCCATTATCTCTCGTCACAGAAGGTGCCGGTACGGCAGGTAAGCAGAAACCCGCGAAAGGTGCACGATACGGATGAAACGCTGTTGGCGGACCTGCTCGATGCGGCTGCGACGGCACGGGCGGTTGAGGGCAGCGACGTCGTGTATCTCGTGGCGGGACTCCAGTACAAAACCCCGGTATGGGAAGAACAATGGCCGCGCATCATGCGCAACACGATTGACGCCTGCAAGCGCCACGGCGCACGTATGGTGTTTTTCGACAACGTGTATGCGTATGGACTCGTGGAGGGGGCGATGACGGAGGAAACGCCATACAATCCCTGCAGTAAAAAGGGTGAGTTACGCGCGCGCATTGCAACTACGCTGCTCGATGAAATCTCCGCGGGAGAACTGCAGGCAATGATCGTGCGTGCGGCGGATTTCTACGGTCCGCGAGCCCTCCTGAGCATCACGCATGCCATGATATTCGATCGCATCCGCCAGGGGAAGGCGCCGCAGTGGCCGGGACGCTCCGACAAGGTTCACACGTTCACCTATACGCCCGATGCCGGCAGGGCCACCGCAATGCTGGCCATGCGTGAGGATGCCTACGGCCAGACCTGGCATGCGCCCACGACAGCCGAAGCGCTGACGGGAAAGGAATTCGCCGGACTCGCCTGTGAACTTGCCGGCCGTCCCGCGAAACTGCAGGTGGCTCCGCGGTGGATGCTGCGCGTGCTCGGACTCTTCATGCCCGTCCTTCGCGAAAACGATGAAATGATGTACCAGTACGAGCACGACTACCGCTTCGATAGCAGCAAATTCACCACAGCCTTCGGCATGGAACCCACCGCCTACCGCGACGGCATCGCCGTGACACTGCAGTCCTGA
- a CDS encoding DUF1800 domain-containing protein: MAEIAVQSDGGRGIRVRRRLPPMLYGVERRTAAGLEPYIPTPQEPWDRRRAAHLLRRAGFLPTWTEIKSAESMQPGELVDVLLQPVGAPSAPGSWVGELQAQPTTAEEENAYRQQNKSWMNALRAWWTQRMAGSGMNITEKMTLFWHRHITTEAGVVEIPQFLYQQNALFRSYALGNFRDLMKDVNRDPAMLRYLDGAISIAGNPNENYARELMELYTMGEGNYTEQDIKEAARCLTGWQLDEFTGYDASFSPLLHDAGNKTFMGRTIVGRSSLDGRFEGDEVVDIIFDDDSVAKFICRKLYSFFVYDNPEAVDGEVVEAMAQLLRDNSYDIYPVVQTLLKSAHFFDTVNIGAMIKSPAVFSVGLARQLNANPGGDRLVADMKTLEEHLLYPPTVAGWDGYRTWISTTTYPYRKSFAERFITGQFPGGSSQTPMDIVAWGKTFDNVSDANQLLDDMLLLLLPVEVSQTRRDGYLQTMLGGAPVYEWNIDAPNADTNLRNLLTRIASAPDFQLH, translated from the coding sequence ATGGCTGAGATTGCTGTACAGTCGGATGGGGGAAGGGGCATACGGGTACGCCGCAGGCTGCCCCCGATGCTATATGGAGTGGAGCGAAGGACGGCAGCGGGACTCGAACCGTATATCCCCACGCCGCAGGAGCCGTGGGACCGGCGGCGTGCAGCGCATTTGCTGCGTCGTGCGGGTTTTCTGCCAACGTGGACGGAAATCAAGTCCGCCGAAAGCATGCAGCCCGGCGAGCTGGTCGATGTGCTGTTGCAACCCGTCGGTGCGCCGTCTGCCCCGGGATCGTGGGTTGGGGAACTGCAGGCGCAGCCCACCACGGCGGAAGAGGAAAACGCATACCGGCAGCAGAACAAATCGTGGATGAATGCGCTGCGTGCGTGGTGGACGCAACGGATGGCGGGCAGCGGCATGAACATCACCGAAAAGATGACGCTGTTCTGGCACCGGCACATCACCACGGAAGCGGGTGTTGTGGAAATCCCGCAGTTCCTCTATCAGCAGAACGCACTGTTCCGCTCGTACGCACTCGGGAATTTCCGCGATTTGATGAAGGATGTGAACCGTGACCCCGCCATGCTGCGCTATCTCGACGGCGCCATTTCCATCGCAGGCAATCCCAATGAGAACTATGCGCGCGAACTCATGGAACTCTACACCATGGGTGAGGGGAATTACACCGAGCAGGATATCAAGGAAGCGGCGCGCTGTCTGACCGGCTGGCAGCTCGATGAGTTCACGGGCTATGACGCCTCATTCAGTCCCCTGCTGCATGACGCGGGAAACAAGACGTTTATGGGACGCACGATTGTGGGACGATCGTCGCTCGACGGACGCTTTGAGGGAGACGAAGTGGTGGATATCATTTTCGACGATGACTCCGTCGCGAAATTCATCTGCCGCAAGCTGTATTCCTTTTTCGTCTATGACAATCCCGAGGCGGTTGACGGCGAGGTGGTTGAAGCCATGGCACAGCTGCTGCGCGACAACAGCTACGATATCTATCCGGTCGTGCAGACGCTGCTGAAAAGCGCACATTTTTTCGACACCGTCAATATCGGCGCAATGATCAAATCGCCGGCCGTGTTTTCGGTCGGACTCGCCCGGCAGCTCAATGCAAATCCCGGAGGCGACCGTCTGGTAGCGGATATGAAAACGCTCGAGGAACATCTGCTGTATCCGCCCACGGTGGCGGGATGGGATGGCTACAGGACCTGGATCAGCACTACCACGTATCCCTACCGCAAGTCCTTCGCCGAGCGCTTCATTACAGGACAGTTTCCAGGCGGGTCTTCGCAGACGCCTATGGATATTGTCGCCTGGGGAAAGACGTTCGACAACGTTTCGGATGCCAACCAGCTGCTCGATGACATGCTGCTGCTCCTGCTTCCGGTCGAAGTGTCGCAGACACGGCGCGACGGCTACCTGCAGACCATGCTGGGAGGGGCGCCGGTGTATGAATGGAATATCGATGCGCCGAACGCCGACACGAATCTTCGCAACCTGCTGACGCGCATTGCGTCGGCTCCAGATTTTCAACTGCACTGA